A genomic stretch from Desulfolutivibrio sulfodismutans DSM 3696 includes:
- a CDS encoding peptidoglycan DD-metalloendopeptidase family protein, which yields MRIPGNIPQKRLSEHPVFRRFFSMPRMGAALFATCVIGAFFFVVAAMQQDPEDASCPPTELFTKISPDGLFEPDASCGPTEQVTEGVIAPGDTMAAILGRHIDPADLKRLSKESREFRLSRIQAGQSYRITTRDGEFVSFEYVISPVERLVIRAERGEYLIDIEAEPQHFRAEAASGTIEQNLFEAVKKAGEDAELAVSLADIFAWDIDFCKDLRRGDTFKVVVEKRYAGDVFLGYGRILAAEFTNQGKTSRAFHFAEKSGKGGYFDEKGQALRKAFLRAPLSFRRISSGFTHSRLHPILHVRKPHLGVDYAAPAGTPVWSVGNGVVVEKGYNHAAGNYVTVKHNQTYTTRYNHFSGFAKGIAKGKAVRQGDVIGYVGSTGYATGPHLDFRMYKNGQAINILENPKITADPVPAGKMAAFKAQVEPLLAMMQDAAKPKSVAQAKPEPRPDTFAPPRAPDPVELFTLHLPPEAPTAQAAPRPSNTALPAG from the coding sequence ATGAGGATACCAGGCAACATTCCACAAAAACGCCTGTCGGAGCACCCCGTTTTCCGGCGTTTTTTCTCCATGCCCCGGATGGGGGCGGCCCTTTTCGCAACCTGCGTGATCGGGGCCTTTTTCTTTGTCGTCGCCGCCATGCAGCAGGATCCTGAAGACGCCTCCTGTCCGCCCACGGAGCTCTTCACCAAAATCTCCCCGGACGGCCTTTTCGAACCCGACGCCTCCTGCGGCCCCACCGAACAGGTCACCGAGGGCGTCATCGCCCCGGGCGACACCATGGCCGCCATCCTGGGCAGGCACATCGATCCGGCGGACCTGAAGCGCCTTTCAAAGGAGAGCCGCGAGTTCCGGTTGTCGCGCATCCAGGCCGGACAAAGCTACCGCATCACCACCCGGGACGGGGAATTCGTCTCCTTCGAATATGTCATAAGCCCTGTGGAACGGCTGGTCATCCGGGCCGAACGGGGCGAATACCTCATCGACATCGAGGCCGAACCGCAGCACTTCCGGGCCGAAGCCGCCTCGGGGACCATTGAGCAGAATCTTTTCGAGGCCGTGAAAAAGGCCGGGGAGGATGCCGAACTGGCCGTGAGCCTGGCCGACATTTTCGCCTGGGACATCGACTTCTGCAAGGATCTGCGCCGGGGAGACACCTTCAAGGTGGTGGTGGAGAAACGTTACGCCGGGGACGTCTTCCTGGGATACGGGCGCATCCTGGCGGCGGAATTCACCAACCAGGGCAAGACCTCCCGGGCTTTTCACTTCGCAGAAAAATCCGGCAAGGGCGGCTACTTCGACGAGAAGGGGCAGGCCCTGCGCAAGGCGTTTTTGCGCGCCCCACTTTCTTTTCGCCGCATCTCGTCAGGATTCACCCACAGCCGCCTGCATCCCATCCTCCACGTGCGCAAACCGCATCTGGGCGTCGACTACGCCGCCCCGGCCGGGACGCCGGTGTGGAGCGTGGGGAACGGCGTGGTGGTGGAGAAGGGATACAACCACGCGGCCGGAAACTATGTGACCGTCAAGCACAACCAGACCTACACCACCCGCTACAACCACTTCAGCGGCTTCGCCAAGGGCATCGCCAAAGGCAAGGCCGTGCGCCAGGGCGATGTCATCGGCTATGTGGGGTCCACAGGCTACGCCACGGGGCCGCATCTGGATTTTCGGATGTATAAAAACGGGCAGGCCATCAACATCTTGGAGAATCCCAAGATCACGGCCGACCCGGTCCCGGCCGGGAAGATGGCGGCCTTTAAGGCCCAGGTGGAGCCGCTTTTGGCCATGATGCAGGACGCGGCGAAACCAAAATCCGTGGCCCAGGCCAAGCCCGAACCGCGCCCGGACACCTTTGCACCGCCCCGCGCCCCGGACCCGGTGGAGCTTTTCACGCTGCACCTGCCGCCCGAAGCGCCCACGGCGCAGGCCGCCCCCCGGCCGTCGAACACGGCGCTGCCCGCAGGGTGA
- a CDS encoding rubredoxin, with protein sequence MMRYMCLLCGYTYDPKRGDPKGGLEPGTDLATAPQEWVCPRCGAGQDAFAMRDDDDEE encoded by the coding sequence ATGATGCGCTACATGTGTCTTTTATGCGGCTATACGTATGATCCTAAACGGGGTGACCCCAAGGGCGGGCTTGAGCCGGGGACGGATCTGGCCACCGCGCCTCAGGAGTGGGTCTGTCCCCGGTGCGGCGCGGGACAGGATGCGTTCGCCATGCGCGATGATGATGACGAGGAGTGA
- a CDS encoding serine hydrolase — MRRIFQILFFIAILVHGSASQAMAKSKAKAAPGELDVRAAMVMDFGTGAVLHEQDADRRIPPASITKIMTMYLVFEDIEAGRLRPSDQVKISARAAATGGSSMRLRAGEKVTVRELLDGMAVASGNDACIAVAEHLGGVESFVGRMNRKARELGMSSTTFENPNGLPSPGQFTTARDMMKLAASYLKRFPQSLEHHSKTAIRHGNSTRYNSNKLLQNCDGVDGIKTGWVAASGYNIVATSKRGDTRIIAVVLGGRSWQVRNRETQKILEASFSAPGQKTYLAEKSERRRRGRASSARITLADPQIGTVFSPSPPASAPNTALVAAIDESQATIVPVSGPQLRAKAAPPLPRPAAVETASRQTPAPSAVYVPKPFQPTSAPVLSQSASRRPALPPVAPAVTTAVAESSVPGHGELTLQESSFQTADEAKTRARKLERIGVPARVVTADLGDKGVWYRVMIGSFSSMQEARRYKQQLTTRHDLAHLIIREG; from the coding sequence ATGCGCCGGATTTTCCAGATTCTTTTTTTCATCGCCATCCTGGTTCACGGCTCCGCCTCCCAGGCCATGGCCAAATCCAAGGCCAAGGCGGCCCCCGGTGAACTCGACGTCCGGGCAGCCATGGTCATGGATTTCGGCACGGGCGCCGTACTCCACGAACAAGACGCCGACCGCCGCATTCCGCCCGCCTCCATCACCAAGATCATGACCATGTATCTGGTGTTCGAAGACATTGAAGCCGGACGCCTGCGCCCTTCGGATCAGGTGAAAATCAGCGCCAGGGCCGCCGCAACCGGCGGATCGAGCATGCGCCTGCGGGCCGGGGAAAAGGTCACCGTACGGGAGCTCCTGGACGGAATGGCCGTGGCCTCGGGCAACGACGCCTGCATCGCCGTCGCCGAACATCTTGGCGGCGTGGAATCCTTTGTCGGCCGCATGAACCGCAAGGCCCGGGAACTGGGCATGTCCTCCACCACCTTTGAAAATCCCAACGGACTGCCCTCGCCCGGACAGTTCACCACGGCCCGGGATATGATGAAGCTGGCCGCCTCCTATCTCAAACGCTTTCCGCAATCCCTGGAACACCATTCCAAGACCGCCATCCGGCATGGCAACAGCACCCGATACAACAGCAACAAGCTTTTGCAGAATTGCGACGGCGTGGACGGCATCAAGACCGGCTGGGTGGCCGCCTCGGGCTACAACATCGTGGCCACCTCCAAGCGCGGCGACACGCGGATCATCGCCGTGGTCCTGGGCGGCAGAAGTTGGCAGGTGCGCAACCGGGAGACCCAAAAGATTCTGGAGGCAAGCTTTTCCGCCCCCGGACAAAAAACCTATCTGGCCGAAAAGTCCGAGCGCAGGCGCAGGGGCCGTGCCTCCTCGGCCCGCATCACCCTGGCCGATCCGCAAATCGGGACGGTCTTCTCGCCGTCCCCCCCTGCCTCCGCCCCCAACACGGCGCTCGTGGCCGCCATCGACGAATCACAGGCCACCATCGTGCCGGTCTCCGGGCCGCAACTGCGGGCAAAGGCCGCGCCGCCCCTGCCCCGTCCGGCGGCCGTCGAAACCGCCTCCCGGCAGACGCCCGCCCCAAGCGCCGTGTACGTCCCCAAGCCCTTTCAGCCCACGTCGGCCCCGGTCCTTTCCCAGTCGGCGTCACGCCGTCCGGCCCTGCCCCCAGTCGCTCCCGCCGTCACGACGGCCGTCGCGGAAAGCAGCGTGCCGGGCCATGGTGAACTGACCCTCCAGGAAAGCTCCTTCCAAACCGCTGACGAGGCCAAAACCCGGGCCAGGAAACTGGAAAGAATCGGGGTTCCGGCCCGGGTGGTCACCGCCGACCTGGGGGACAAGGGCGTCTGGTACCGGGTGATGATCGGTTCCTTCTCCTCCATGCAGGAGGCCAGGCGGTACAAGCAGCAGCTCACCACCCGCCACGATCTGGCCCATCTGATCATCCGGGAAGGCTGA
- a CDS encoding Lcl C-terminal domain-containing protein encodes MNSIGLLKDIPQSKTDSDDAPSPYNIPGTNQSLCYNATASIECPAAAAAFYGQDATYDRAPLAFTTFSGITSDSLSRYWSAPSTARTYSDAAAYCAGLTTMSMTWRLPSLTELSQIVDASLTSPAVNTSNFTDMQSAAYWAADASGATDAWVVDFTRGATSTLAKTSTANTICTTAYMEYDGSLTAYSDGTVANTKTKTMWQKADGTPANWQTALNACEQSSLGGYTDWRLPTKNEIQSMIEASSASLWQSAFTSRTGAYWSSTTVNDIPADAWTVSSTKQTDISPKTNLNPYRCVRSMAALPRASTQPVMSGTWTSTVNGASVTTRLVNVPSVMMANFSGTPYEMTSGALSAEATVSAPSPYSYHPTGSVLVGTSSNTLILSHSGSPGVSHMFTSTPSSVKSVTGDIKDQTNAVVASNVTATRTNKAATQPDYDINGLWTGTALGAAVAADLRSATYTATDGQTVAYFNGTVAVPYDNSISPYTFTGFMESDGTVFMVRNTTSHVYVFEGTRSGDTITGTLRDYDDVKGTGLVFTRVAGNNPVVSVKAPIDMLLLLNE; translated from the coding sequence ATGAACAGCATCGGGCTCCTCAAGGACATCCCCCAAAGCAAGACCGACTCGGACGACGCGCCATCCCCATACAACATCCCCGGAACCAACCAGTCCCTGTGCTACAACGCCACGGCGAGCATCGAGTGCCCGGCGGCCGCGGCCGCCTTCTACGGCCAGGACGCCACCTATGACCGCGCCCCCTTGGCCTTCACGACCTTTTCCGGCATCACCAGCGACTCCCTGTCCCGGTACTGGTCCGCGCCGAGCACGGCTCGGACCTACAGCGACGCCGCCGCCTATTGCGCCGGCCTGACCACCATGTCCATGACCTGGCGGCTGCCCTCCCTGACGGAACTGTCCCAGATCGTGGACGCCTCGTTGACCAGCCCGGCCGTGAACACCAGCAACTTCACGGACATGCAGTCCGCCGCCTACTGGGCCGCCGACGCCTCGGGCGCGACCGACGCCTGGGTGGTGGATTTCACCCGCGGCGCCACCTCGACTCTGGCCAAGACCTCCACCGCCAACACCATCTGCACCACCGCCTATATGGAATACGACGGCTCTCTCACGGCGTATTCCGACGGCACCGTCGCCAACACGAAAACGAAGACCATGTGGCAGAAGGCCGACGGCACCCCGGCCAACTGGCAAACCGCCCTGAACGCCTGCGAGCAGAGCAGCCTCGGGGGATATACCGACTGGCGGCTGCCCACCAAAAACGAAATCCAGTCCATGATCGAGGCCTCCTCCGCATCCCTGTGGCAGTCGGCCTTCACCTCCCGCACCGGGGCCTATTGGTCGAGCACCACCGTCAACGACATTCCGGCCGACGCCTGGACCGTCTCCTCGACCAAGCAGACCGACATCTCGCCCAAGACCAACCTCAACCCCTACCGCTGCGTACGCAGTATGGCCGCCCTGCCGCGGGCCTCCACCCAGCCCGTCATGAGCGGCACCTGGACTTCAACCGTGAACGGGGCATCGGTCACCACGCGGCTCGTCAACGTGCCTTCCGTCATGATGGCCAACTTCAGCGGCACACCTTACGAAATGACCTCCGGCGCCCTGTCCGCCGAGGCCACCGTGTCCGCCCCGTCGCCCTATTCCTACCATCCCACGGGGTCCGTGTTGGTCGGCACCTCAAGCAACACCCTCATCCTCTCCCACAGCGGCAGCCCCGGCGTCTCGCATATGTTCACAAGCACTCCGTCCTCGGTCAAAAGCGTGACCGGCGACATCAAGGATCAAACCAATGCCGTGGTGGCAAGCAACGTCACCGCCACCCGGACCAACAAGGCCGCCACCCAGCCGGACTACGACATAAACGGCCTGTGGACCGGCACCGCCCTGGGAGCGGCCGTGGCCGCCGACCTGCGCTCGGCCACCTACACCGCGACCGACGGCCAGACCGTGGCCTACTTCAACGGAACCGTGGCCGTGCCCTACGACAACAGCATATCGCCCTATACCTTCACCGGCTTCATGGAGAGCGACGGCACGGTGTTCATGGTCCGCAACACCACCAGCCATGTGTACGTCTTCGAGGGAACCCGCAGCGGGGACACCATTACCGGAACCCTGCGCGACTACGACGACGTCAAGGGCACCGGCCTGGTCTTCACCAGGGTGGCCGGGAACAACCCGGTCGTATCCGTCAAGGCGCCCATCGACATGCTGCTTCTCCTTAACGAATAG
- a CDS encoding response regulator → MDQPRNGLRILVAEDNHINRRLISKVLERMGHPALLVENGQEALDALADGPFAMVLMDVQMPVMDGLEATRRIRAGEVACADPDIPIIALTAHTYDDDRERCLTAGMTDHLQKPIDIGELRRIISRHAAFLPTPSPS, encoded by the coding sequence ATGGATCAGCCGCGCAACGGCTTGCGCATTTTGGTGGCGGAAGACAACCACATCAATCGCAGGCTCATTTCGAAAGTTCTGGAACGCATGGGCCACCCAGCCCTTCTGGTGGAAAACGGCCAGGAGGCCCTGGACGCCCTGGCCGACGGGCCGTTCGCCATGGTTCTTATGGACGTGCAGATGCCGGTCATGGACGGCCTGGAGGCCACCCGGCGCATCCGGGCGGGCGAGGTCGCCTGCGCCGACCCGGACATCCCCATCATCGCCTTGACCGCCCACACCTACGATGACGACCGGGAACGCTGCCTGACCGCAGGCATGACCGATCATCTGCAAAAACCCATCGACATCGGCGAACTGCGCCGGATCATCTCCCGGCATGCCGCATTCCTGCCAACGCCTTCTCCCTCATGA
- a CDS encoding right-handed parallel beta-helix repeat-containing protein, which produces MAKIHMLYPFTFILFLFFSTSALAAAYYVQASGGNDANPGDGWGTGHALATVGAAMAKAAVSPGADTIHVAAGTYRERVAMVSAVTLLGGYPSAGGTSRNPTANDTILDGQEGGTVVEMISADNVTLDGFTITNGSRADGCGGGVLAVNGTGVVIKNNRIIGNTYSGTEGGGGAGICIDSTIGSDIRENTISTNISAFDGGGIFAYYSSSALIHENVITGNTAINWGGGLNIYHSSATAYNNVIMGNIATGHGGGISVYDSGNLTAANITMTGNISLNTTGGGGYIESSTVSLRNFIIWDNSPDQVVSSTGAALTVTYSDVQGGFAGTGNIALDPRFAFDPEGMPLLTANSPCIDSGTATGAPNTDIRGMARPWGRAYDMGAYEMSLYQPQLPLLLLQ; this is translated from the coding sequence ATGGCAAAAATACACATGCTCTATCCCTTCACATTTATCCTTTTCCTTTTCTTTTCAACGTCTGCGCTTGCCGCTGCATACTATGTGCAGGCATCAGGAGGAAACGACGCCAATCCCGGCGACGGCTGGGGAACGGGGCATGCCCTGGCCACCGTTGGCGCGGCCATGGCCAAGGCCGCCGTTTCGCCAGGAGCGGACACCATCCATGTCGCGGCCGGTACCTACCGCGAGCGTGTCGCCATGGTCAGTGCGGTGACCCTTCTGGGCGGATATCCATCGGCCGGAGGCACATCGCGCAACCCCACCGCCAACGACACCATCCTGGACGGTCAGGAGGGGGGAACCGTCGTGGAGATGATCAGCGCCGACAACGTCACCCTCGACGGATTCACCATCACCAATGGTTCCCGTGCGGATGGCTGCGGGGGCGGCGTTCTCGCGGTCAACGGGACGGGGGTGGTCATTAAAAACAATCGCATCATCGGAAATACCTACTCCGGGACAGAAGGGGGCGGCGGAGCTGGAATATGCATCGACAGCACCATCGGAAGCGATATTCGTGAAAACACAATATCAACAAACATCTCCGCCTTCGATGGCGGCGGGATTTTCGCATATTACTCCAGTTCCGCGCTCATACACGAAAACGTTATTACTGGGAATACGGCCATCAACTGGGGTGGCGGACTCAACATCTATCATTCTTCCGCCACGGCATACAACAATGTCATCATGGGGAATATCGCCACCGGCCATGGCGGCGGCATTTCGGTGTATGATTCAGGAAACCTGACAGCGGCAAACATCACCATGACCGGAAACATCTCGCTGAATACGACCGGAGGGGGGGGCTACATCGAATCATCCACCGTCTCGCTACGGAATTTCATCATCTGGGACAACTCGCCTGACCAAGTCGTATCCAGCACCGGAGCCGCTCTCACGGTGACGTACTCCGATGTTCAGGGTGGGTTCGCCGGAACCGGCAACATCGCCCTCGACCCCCGCTTCGCCTTTGACCCCGAGGGTATGCCGCTTCTTACGGCCAACTCGCCCTGCATCGACTCCGGCACTGCCACCGGTGCTCCGAACACGGACATACGGGGAATGGCCAGGCCATGGGGCCGGGCATACGACATGGGGGCCTATGAAATGTCCCTTTATCAACCACAGTTGCCGCTCCTCCTTTTGCAATAA
- a CDS encoding response regulator, with the protein MDQPCNGLRILVAEDNLINRRLISKVLERMGHPALLVENGQEALDALADGPFSMVLMDVQMPIMDGLEATRRIRAGKVACADPDTPIIALTAHTYDDDRERCLTAGMTDHLQKPIDIGELRRLIARHHPADSLTADE; encoded by the coding sequence ATGGATCAGCCGTGCAACGGCTTGCGCATTTTGGTGGCGGAAGACAACCTCATCAATCGCAGGCTTATTTCAAAAGTTTTGGAACGCATGGGCCACCCTGCCCTTCTGGTGGAAAACGGCCAGGAGGCCCTGGACGCCCTGGCCGACGGGCCGTTCTCCATGGTCCTTATGGACGTGCAGATGCCGATCATGGACGGCCTGGAGGCCACCCGGCGCATCCGGGCGGGCAAGGTCGCCTGCGCCGACCCGGACACCCCCATCATCGCCCTGACCGCCCACACCTACGATGACGACCGGGAACGCTGCCTGACCGCAGGCATGACCGATCATCTGCAAAAACCCATCGACATCGGCGAACTGCGCCGTCTCATCGCCAGGCACCATCCCGCAGACAGCCTGACGGCTGACGAATAA
- a CDS encoding motility associated factor glycosyltransferase family protein — MPVNVFLQDNLSALTAAKAPVIPWLASQNIVPETLAGRLIRNPMGFLDYQTEQGVRLHGAIPPSVAYRDWTPADDGRLAAGGTIIIGSGLGYGVNHILAKTPDTHKVLVVEPRADLLLACLGQTDYRPFLAAGKLEFLPPDKKVFEERLRPMDVCFIFGKIHLRSDLPSSQFGPEYARWTAHARGRLENISVELSTLRQKQDVMVGNELKNYHRAMSEGSLLGLRGMGQGMAAVILGAGPSLARFAPELAKRRGRALYATALQTLPALEGTGLRPDICMAIDFRPEMRVCIDNLRDKSFAADIPLIYSTKMDPEVVAMYPGPTLPMWSVGGLATYVMADQEMILDAGGNVGVSLFRFLYACGVSSILLAGQDFSWTGDCSHAPGHHSAAQKHQGTSRHDVTTTNAHGQTIHTTVAYMAAKRDLEQTLREGNIPVCNLYGGGLVIESAKNVTLDEAHRSGALSCAPGSLERFFAAFKRARSPRVRPVFAPRAAKWSSSLKNAGNHLEKLFKHPGKNTAEIRAMFQRLTVFFKQDPLYLPYLYNEIMDVSGLCHARTSYGMKDMVEFRHIRKRVLDKVREMDRCLSGPGEKRAA; from the coding sequence ATGCCCGTCAATGTTTTTTTGCAGGACAACCTCTCCGCCCTGACGGCGGCCAAGGCCCCGGTCATCCCCTGGCTGGCCTCCCAGAACATCGTCCCCGAGACCCTGGCCGGGCGTCTGATCAGAAATCCCATGGGGTTCCTGGACTACCAGACGGAACAAGGAGTGCGGCTGCACGGGGCCATCCCCCCCTCTGTGGCCTATCGCGACTGGACCCCGGCCGACGACGGCCGCCTGGCCGCCGGAGGCACCATCATCATCGGCTCGGGCCTGGGCTACGGCGTAAACCATATCCTGGCCAAGACCCCGGACACCCACAAGGTGCTGGTCGTCGAACCCCGGGCTGACCTGCTCCTGGCCTGCCTGGGACAGACCGACTATCGCCCCTTTCTGGCGGCGGGAAAGCTGGAATTCCTGCCTCCGGACAAAAAGGTCTTCGAGGAACGGCTGCGGCCCATGGACGTCTGCTTCATCTTCGGGAAAATCCATCTGCGTTCGGATCTGCCCTCCAGCCAATTCGGCCCGGAATACGCCCGGTGGACCGCCCATGCCCGAGGCAGGCTGGAGAACATTTCCGTGGAACTGTCCACCCTGCGGCAAAAGCAAGACGTCATGGTCGGCAACGAACTCAAAAACTATCACCGGGCCATGTCCGAAGGCAGCCTGCTCGGGCTTCGGGGCATGGGCCAGGGCATGGCCGCCGTGATCCTCGGAGCCGGGCCTTCCCTGGCCCGGTTTGCGCCGGAGTTGGCCAAACGCAGGGGACGGGCCCTCTACGCCACGGCCCTGCAGACCCTGCCCGCCCTGGAGGGCACGGGGCTTCGGCCCGACATCTGCATGGCCATCGACTTTCGGCCGGAGATGCGGGTGTGCATCGACAACCTGCGCGACAAGTCCTTTGCCGCCGACATCCCGCTCATCTATTCCACCAAGATGGACCCCGAGGTCGTAGCCATGTATCCCGGCCCCACCCTACCCATGTGGAGCGTGGGCGGGTTGGCCACCTATGTCATGGCCGACCAGGAAATGATCCTCGACGCGGGCGGCAACGTGGGCGTGTCGCTTTTCCGGTTTCTGTACGCCTGCGGGGTTTCAAGCATCCTCCTGGCCGGGCAAGACTTCTCCTGGACCGGGGACTGCTCCCACGCCCCGGGACACCACTCGGCGGCACAGAAACATCAGGGAACATCCAGGCATGATGTCACCACCACCAACGCCCACGGCCAGACCATCCACACCACCGTGGCCTACATGGCGGCCAAACGCGATCTGGAGCAGACGCTTCGCGAAGGAAACATCCCGGTCTGCAACCTCTACGGCGGCGGTCTGGTCATCGAATCGGCCAAAAACGTCACCCTGGACGAGGCCCACCGAAGCGGCGCGTTGTCCTGCGCGCCGGGTAGCCTGGAACGCTTTTTTGCGGCCTTTAAGCGGGCACGCTCGCCAAGGGTCCGGCCGGTCTTCGCCCCCCGGGCGGCCAAATGGTCCTCCTCGCTGAAAAACGCCGGGAACCATCTGGAGAAACTCTTCAAGCATCCCGGCAAGAACACGGCCGAGATACGGGCCATGTTCCAGCGCCTCACGGTCTTTTTCAAACAAGACCCGTTGTATCTGCCCTATCTTTACAACGAGATCATGGACGTCTCCGGCCTGTGCCATGCCCGGACTTCCTACGGCATGAAGGACATGGTGGAGTTTCGCCACATCCGCAAGCGGGTGCTGGACAAGGTCCGGGAAATGGACCGCTGCCTGTCCGGTCCCGGAGAAAAACGGGCGGCCTGA